In the genome of Nitrospira japonica, one region contains:
- a CDS encoding NAD(P)/FAD-dependent oxidoreductase — translation MYDVIIIGGSYAGLAAALQLVRARRHVLIVDAGQRRNRFAHGSHGFLGQDGQPPAAIAAKGRSEVLAYPTVTWREALATEARSVSDGFVVRTGSDEHRAKRLILATGVVDELPAISGLADRWGKQVFSCPYCDGYELGMGRLGVLATGVASTRFALLISEWAGVGKTTFFINGAVEPEAEQLAALASRHIEVERGEVVEVAGNEPVLELRLGNGRSSILDGLFLLPHTRLNGPFAEQLGCEVEMGPHGPLYRTDETKETTVAGVFACGDAALTMPSVAFAVADGVRAGKSTHQSLVFGSVKKEETKTQRDSDGALPEPNP, via the coding sequence ATGTACGACGTCATCATCATCGGCGGAAGCTACGCGGGGCTCGCCGCGGCGCTCCAGCTGGTGCGGGCACGTCGACACGTGCTCATCGTCGATGCGGGTCAGCGGCGAAATCGCTTCGCGCACGGCTCACACGGATTTCTCGGGCAGGATGGACAACCACCGGCGGCCATTGCGGCAAAGGGGCGATCCGAGGTCCTCGCATACCCTACCGTCACTTGGCGGGAGGCGCTCGCGACCGAGGCTCGCTCCGTCTCAGACGGCTTTGTCGTACGTACCGGATCTGACGAGCATCGGGCGAAACGTCTCATCCTCGCCACCGGCGTCGTCGATGAGCTGCCCGCCATTTCCGGTCTGGCCGACCGGTGGGGCAAGCAAGTCTTCTCTTGTCCGTACTGCGACGGTTACGAGTTGGGGATGGGGCGCCTCGGCGTGTTGGCGACGGGCGTCGCGTCGACGCGCTTCGCCCTCCTGATTTCCGAGTGGGCAGGAGTCGGGAAGACTACGTTCTTCATCAACGGCGCCGTCGAGCCGGAGGCTGAGCAGCTCGCCGCATTGGCATCGCGTCACATCGAGGTTGAGCGCGGGGAGGTCGTCGAGGTCGCGGGCAACGAGCCTGTTTTGGAGCTGCGTCTCGGCAATGGACGTTCCAGCATACTGGACGGCCTCTTTCTCCTCCCTCACACGCGGCTCAACGGCCCCTTCGCCGAACAACTTGGATGCGAGGTAGAGATGGGACCCCATGGTCCCCTGTACAGGACTGACGAGACGAAGGAAACGACCGTGGCGGGCGTATTCGCGTGCGGCGATGCCGCGCTGACGATGCCATCAGTCGCGTTCGCCGTTGCCGACGGCGTGAGGGCGGGAAAATCCACGCACCAGTCGCTCGTCTTTGGATCGGTGAAAAAGGAGGAGACGAAGACCCAACGCGACAGTGATGGAGCCCTACCCGAGCCAAACCCGTGA
- a CDS encoding ABC-F family ATP-binding cassette domain-containing protein produces MLQIESVHKQFSTKVLFNDASAHLRPHSRVGLVGPNGTGKTTLFKMILGEESPDEGAIRKRPRLQIGYLPQELETISGKTALDAAHRDQYPEHEAKRILSGLGFSEADFARPVENLSGGYRMRVALAHLLLSNPDVLMLDEPTNHLDKPTQRWFEDFLLNSKLTLLVISHDTAFLDRTVTHIWELRDRSIQEFRGNYTKFRELRAERDAQLHAAANRQAKEVARVQQFVDRFRYQANKARQVQSRIKQLEKVKLIELQRDTKRVKFRFPLPSTSGRHVLDLAGVSKRYGEKIVYGSLDFSVERGQRIALVGENGAGKSTLLKMLAGVLPPDKGTRTVGHGVSLHYFAQHQAETLNPEHTILESLGEVSSTAETNFLRGLAGAFLFSGPDQKKPVKALSGGERNRVALARMLVEPANTLLLDEPTNHLDPASVDVLTDALTEFPGTIIFISHDPTFLTRISTRIVEIEEGKARNFFGDYEYYLWKKAQELESIKENSEELEDAKSGQKGAKAGQPGTPAPTKAMTSQSQPKSSAGDRRDLNKTQARLEKQVARAESDIADQEGRIKERDQVLADPTLYQDLPKWNGLHQEQESWKKELERLTARWESLSAELTDVKQKLEALT; encoded by the coding sequence ATGCTGCAAATCGAGTCTGTCCATAAGCAATTCTCCACCAAGGTGCTGTTCAACGACGCGTCCGCTCATCTGCGGCCTCACAGCCGTGTCGGGCTCGTCGGTCCGAACGGGACCGGAAAAACCACGCTGTTCAAGATGATTCTCGGAGAGGAGTCTCCGGACGAGGGCGCGATTCGGAAGCGGCCCCGCCTGCAGATCGGCTATCTTCCCCAGGAACTCGAAACGATCTCGGGAAAGACCGCCCTGGACGCCGCCCATCGGGATCAGTATCCCGAGCATGAGGCCAAACGCATTCTTTCCGGTCTCGGGTTCAGCGAAGCCGACTTCGCGCGACCGGTGGAAAACCTCTCGGGTGGATACCGAATGCGCGTGGCGTTGGCGCACCTGCTGCTGTCCAACCCGGACGTGCTCATGCTGGACGAGCCCACCAACCACCTGGACAAGCCGACGCAACGATGGTTCGAAGACTTCCTCCTGAACTCGAAGCTGACGCTGCTCGTGATCAGCCACGACACGGCCTTTCTCGATCGCACCGTGACGCACATTTGGGAGTTGCGCGACCGGAGCATCCAGGAATTCCGCGGCAACTATACGAAGTTCCGGGAACTGCGCGCCGAACGCGACGCGCAGCTACACGCGGCCGCCAACCGCCAGGCCAAGGAAGTGGCACGGGTCCAGCAATTCGTGGATCGGTTCCGCTATCAGGCCAACAAGGCCCGTCAGGTCCAGTCACGCATCAAACAATTGGAAAAGGTCAAGTTAATCGAGCTCCAGCGGGACACCAAACGCGTGAAGTTCAGGTTTCCACTGCCCTCGACCAGCGGCCGCCACGTGCTGGACTTGGCCGGTGTTTCCAAACGCTACGGCGAGAAGATCGTCTATGGCTCCCTGGATTTTTCGGTCGAGCGGGGGCAGCGGATCGCACTGGTCGGCGAAAACGGCGCGGGCAAGAGCACGCTCCTGAAGATGCTGGCCGGTGTGCTGCCCCCCGATAAAGGCACGCGCACGGTCGGCCACGGCGTCAGCCTCCACTATTTCGCCCAACATCAGGCCGAAACGCTCAATCCCGAACATACAATCCTAGAGTCCCTTGGCGAAGTCTCGAGTACCGCGGAAACCAATTTTCTGCGTGGACTGGCCGGCGCCTTCCTATTCTCCGGTCCCGACCAGAAAAAACCGGTCAAGGCGCTGAGCGGAGGCGAGCGCAACAGGGTGGCGCTGGCCCGGATGCTGGTCGAGCCGGCCAATACGCTCTTGTTGGACGAGCCGACGAACCACCTGGATCCGGCGTCCGTCGACGTGCTCACCGACGCATTGACCGAATTTCCGGGGACGATCATCTTCATCTCCCACGATCCCACGTTCCTGACCCGCATCTCGACGCGCATCGTCGAGATCGAGGAGGGAAAGGCGCGGAACTTCTTCGGCGATTATGAATATTATTTATGGAAGAAGGCGCAGGAGCTGGAATCGATCAAAGAGAACAGCGAGGAGCTGGAGGACGCAAAATCCGGTCAGAAAGGAGCCAAGGCCGGTCAGCCGGGAACGCCCGCCCCGACCAAGGCCATGACGTCCCAGTCACAGCCGAAATCCTCGGCGGGAGACCGGAGAGACCTGAACAAGACGCAGGCCCGCCTGGAGAAACAAGTCGCGCGCGCCGAGTCCGATATCGCGGACCAGGAAGGGCGCATCAAGGAGCGCGATCAGGTGCTCGCGGATCCCACCCTTTATCAGGATCTTCCCAAGTGGAACGGCCTGCATCAAGAGCAGGAATCCTGGAAGAAGGAATTGGAACGGCTCACCGCCCGATGGGAGTCGCTGTCTGCAGAACTCACCGACGTGAAACAAAAACTCGAAGCCCTGACCTGA
- a CDS encoding adenylosuccinate synthase, which yields MSNLVVIGAQWGDEGKGKIVDILARDADVVVRYQGGSNAGHTVINQNGTFIFHLIPSGILYRGTLCVIGNGVVVDPAALIEEMDHLGGQGVHIGKNFIISQRAHLILPYHKAIDKASEQSKGSRRIGTTGRGIGPSYADKMSRIGIRVGDLLNPKTFRTKLEENLIEINWFLEQLYKVERFEVEKVFQQYMSYAERLKSHIADAVTRVNKMIDNRKTILFEGAQGTHLDVDLGTYPYVTSSSATAGGAATGSGVGPTKIDAVLGVAKAYTTRVGSGPFPTELSDEVGRGLQERGKEYGSTTGRPRRCGWFDTVVMRHATKVNGLSSLALTKLDVLDGCKELKVCTAYRYQGALSKDMPADLQALQESEPVYKRFKGWSASTTGLTTYGRLPVEAKRYLEYIAEQAECPIDMVSTGSKRDATIILKNPLKASSRRKR from the coding sequence ATGAGCAATCTCGTCGTCATCGGCGCACAGTGGGGAGATGAAGGTAAGGGAAAGATCGTCGACATCCTGGCACGTGATGCCGATGTGGTCGTTCGTTACCAGGGCGGATCCAATGCCGGCCACACCGTCATCAACCAGAACGGCACGTTCATTTTTCATCTCATTCCCTCGGGCATCCTCTATCGGGGAACCTTGTGCGTGATCGGAAACGGTGTCGTGGTGGACCCGGCGGCCCTGATCGAGGAGATGGATCATTTGGGGGGGCAAGGGGTCCACATCGGCAAGAATTTCATCATCAGCCAGCGCGCCCATCTCATCCTTCCATACCACAAGGCCATCGACAAGGCTTCGGAGCAGTCCAAGGGGTCCCGCAGGATCGGCACGACCGGCCGCGGCATCGGTCCGTCTTATGCAGACAAGATGTCTCGGATCGGGATCCGCGTGGGGGATCTGCTCAATCCCAAGACGTTTCGCACCAAGCTCGAAGAGAATCTGATCGAGATCAACTGGTTCCTGGAACAGCTCTATAAGGTCGAGCGCTTCGAAGTCGAAAAAGTATTTCAACAGTATATGAGCTATGCGGAACGGCTGAAGAGTCACATCGCCGATGCGGTCACGCGGGTCAATAAGATGATCGACAATCGAAAGACCATCTTGTTCGAGGGCGCTCAAGGGACTCACTTGGACGTGGACCTCGGCACGTATCCATATGTGACCTCATCGAGCGCGACGGCGGGTGGCGCCGCGACCGGCAGCGGAGTGGGGCCGACGAAGATCGACGCCGTCCTCGGCGTGGCCAAGGCCTATACGACTCGTGTGGGAAGCGGCCCATTCCCTACCGAGTTGTCCGATGAAGTCGGAAGGGGATTACAGGAACGGGGGAAGGAATACGGTTCCACGACCGGCCGTCCCCGGCGCTGCGGATGGTTTGACACAGTGGTCATGCGGCACGCCACCAAAGTCAACGGACTCTCGTCCTTGGCTCTGACCAAGCTGGATGTGCTGGACGGCTGTAAGGAACTGAAGGTCTGCACCGCCTACCGGTATCAGGGAGCCCTCTCCAAGGACATGCCCGCGGACCTCCAAGCGCTGCAGGAGTCCGAGCCTGTCTACAAACGGTTCAAAGGGTGGTCAGCCTCGACGACGGGATTGACGACATACGGCCGACTGCCTGTCGAGGCCAAGCGGTATCTCGAGTACATTGCGGAACAGGCCGAATGCCCGATCGACATGGTTTCGACCGGCTCCAAGCGGGATGCCACGATCATCTTGAAGAATCCGCTGAAAGCGTCCTCCCGCCGCAAACGGTGA
- a CDS encoding Gfo/Idh/MocA family protein: MKRIRYAVVGLGHIAQAAVLPAFAHTASNSQLTALVSGDPAKLRTLSRRHNISHTYRYAQYERCLREGHIDAVYIALPNSLHCDFAVRAARAGIHVLCEKPMAVTAEECRRMIRAADGRRTKFMVAYRLHLEQANVKAVQIARSGKLGTLRIFNSVFTMQVRPGNIRVRRQLGGGSLYDIGVYCINAARYLFQDNPVEVSGFSVKETDRRFREVDKMSGALMRFPGDRLASFVCSFGAADVSSYEIVDTKGRLLLDPAFEYVGSHTQRVTIDGDTKAERFQPGDQFAAEIIYFSDCIRYDREPEPSGLEGLIDVQIVQALYQSAKRRKSVTLNLPAKRRWPTVKQVIHRPPVSKPRLVRTRSPSL, from the coding sequence ATGAAACGTATCCGTTATGCCGTAGTCGGACTGGGACATATCGCCCAAGCGGCGGTACTTCCGGCATTTGCCCATACGGCTTCAAACTCACAGCTCACCGCCCTCGTTTCCGGCGATCCCGCAAAGCTCAGGACGCTCAGCCGCCGGCACAACATTTCTCATACGTATCGCTACGCGCAGTATGAACGATGTCTGCGAGAGGGACATATTGACGCCGTCTATATCGCGCTTCCCAACAGCCTGCATTGTGATTTCGCCGTACGAGCGGCTCGAGCGGGAATTCATGTGCTGTGCGAAAAACCCATGGCCGTGACTGCGGAGGAATGCCGCCGGATGATTCGCGCAGCCGATGGCCGGCGCACCAAATTCATGGTCGCCTATCGACTTCACCTGGAACAGGCCAATGTGAAAGCCGTGCAGATCGCTCGGTCCGGCAAGCTCGGAACGTTGCGGATATTCAATTCCGTCTTCACGATGCAAGTGCGTCCAGGGAACATCCGCGTCCGACGACAACTGGGCGGCGGGTCCCTGTATGACATTGGCGTGTACTGCATCAACGCGGCCCGCTATCTTTTTCAAGATAACCCGGTCGAAGTCAGCGGCTTTTCCGTGAAAGAAACAGATCGACGCTTCCGCGAGGTGGATAAGATGTCGGGCGCCCTGATGCGGTTTCCCGGCGACCGTCTCGCAAGCTTCGTGTGCAGTTTCGGAGCAGCGGACGTATCGTCCTATGAAATCGTCGACACGAAGGGACGGCTGCTACTCGACCCTGCCTTCGAATACGTCGGCTCCCACACCCAGCGTGTGACGATCGATGGGGACACGAAGGCCGAGCGATTTCAACCCGGCGATCAGTTTGCAGCGGAGATCATCTATTTTTCCGATTGTATTCGCTACGATAGGGAACCCGAGCCGTCAGGGTTGGAGGGATTGATCGACGTCCAGATCGTTCAGGCCCTCTATCAATCGGCGAAACGCAGGAAATCCGTCACGCTGAATCTACCGGCTAAACGCCGATGGCCGACGGTCAAGCAGGTCATTCATCGCCCTCCCGTGTCCAAGCCCAGACTGGTGCGAACCCGGTCTCCATCACTCTGA
- a CDS encoding CV_2116 domain-containing protein: MKTVIHQGYTIKSFPQHGRTFNEWTISLEIFWRHKGTTRTRSFTADLPYGSEEEADLHGISYAQRIIDGNVPGLSVNETHASPLTCHN, translated from the coding sequence ATGAAAACCGTCATCCACCAGGGCTACACCATCAAGTCCTTCCCGCAACACGGCAGAACGTTCAATGAGTGGACGATCAGTCTCGAGATCTTTTGGCGGCACAAGGGGACCACGAGGACGCGATCCTTCACGGCAGACTTGCCGTACGGAAGTGAGGAGGAGGCCGATCTTCACGGCATCAGCTATGCGCAACGCATTATTGATGGCAACGTCCCTGGATTGTCGGTAAACGAAACGCATGCGAGCCCCCTCACATGCCACAATTGA
- a CDS encoding DUF4136 domain-containing protein: MNIRFLILWLALGLLTAGGCSKVKAWYEDTRYEVHARTNFEPSADFSSFHTFAHSGMTDRGRKIAATDNNSPLRARVKEIVNKQLVAKELRQVGLEDHPDLLVHLLFGMMDADKYQEATLVVNLTESSKKKLVWQAVINETVGDSLEKNFEMIDKGVAKAFKDYPPAN; the protein is encoded by the coding sequence ATGAACATCCGATTCCTGATTCTGTGGCTGGCGCTAGGGCTGCTCACTGCCGGAGGCTGCTCGAAGGTGAAGGCGTGGTACGAGGATACGAGGTACGAGGTGCATGCGCGCACGAATTTCGAGCCGTCCGCCGACTTCTCTTCGTTTCATACATTTGCCCATTCGGGCATGACCGACAGGGGGCGAAAGATCGCGGCCACTGACAACAATTCTCCCTTGAGGGCGAGGGTCAAAGAGATCGTCAACAAGCAGCTCGTCGCCAAGGAACTTCGGCAAGTCGGCTTGGAGGACCATCCGGACCTGCTTGTACACTTGTTATTCGGCATGATGGATGCCGATAAGTATCAGGAAGCCACTTTGGTGGTGAATCTGACTGAATCGTCGAAAAAGAAGCTGGTGTGGCAGGCCGTGATCAACGAAACCGTGGGAGACAGCTTGGAGAAGAACTTTGAAATGATCGACAAGGGAGTCGCCAAGGCATTCAAAGACTATCCCCCGGCCAATTGA
- a CDS encoding response regulator → MVDGRCRPIRLVVAEDNAMMRMVIRRMLADQTDLRVVGEAVDGSEATALTEDLLPDVVVMDINMPRMNGIEAARYIKLHFPHIAILGLSANADEYRDTMLELGAKAVIQKETMYELNGAIRAAVQEIKHSHGTTLTNEPRPGGEPPGAT, encoded by the coding sequence ATGGTCGACGGAAGGTGTCGTCCCATTCGTCTAGTGGTGGCTGAAGATAATGCGATGATGAGAATGGTCATCCGTCGCATGCTTGCGGATCAAACAGACCTGCGGGTGGTCGGTGAAGCGGTTGATGGGTCGGAAGCCACTGCCCTTACGGAAGATCTCCTTCCGGATGTCGTCGTGATGGATATCAACATGCCCAGGATGAACGGGATCGAGGCGGCGCGGTACATCAAACTCCACTTTCCCCATATAGCCATCCTCGGTCTGTCGGCCAATGCGGATGAGTATCGCGATACGATGCTCGAGCTTGGTGCGAAGGCAGTCATACAGAAAGAAACCATGTACGAACTGAATGGCGCGATACGCGCGGCCGTTCAAGAAATCAAGCATTCGCATGGTACGACTCTTACCAACGAACCCCGGCCGGGAGGTGAGCCGCCTGGAGCTACGTGA
- a CDS encoding MEDS domain-containing protein: MQASGIRGVGDIPWGAHLCAFYRDRLELQHLCASFLAAGLEQGQYCLWITGPPVEEQQAVKALTEAMPTAQQYLDRKQIEIVPYTEWYVRDGRFDRHAVIRRWEEKAIVAAQEGYEGIRITGNPAWLHTEAQWLEFGVYEREVDLALRRQRIIALCTYPKQQCDLDQMGRVMRNHSHAIYRQSLSQFEWHSVTVGDELCQENP; the protein is encoded by the coding sequence ATGCAGGCATCGGGAATTCGTGGCGTAGGTGACATTCCCTGGGGTGCCCACCTCTGTGCGTTCTATCGCGATCGTCTCGAGCTCCAACATCTGTGCGCCTCCTTTCTGGCAGCAGGGCTGGAACAAGGGCAATACTGCCTCTGGATTACCGGGCCTCCCGTCGAGGAGCAACAAGCCGTGAAGGCGCTGACGGAAGCCATGCCCACCGCGCAACAGTATCTGGATCGCAAACAAATTGAGATCGTGCCCTATACGGAATGGTATGTGCGTGACGGTCGGTTTGATCGGCACGCCGTCATTCGCCGGTGGGAGGAAAAAGCGATCGTAGCGGCGCAGGAGGGCTATGAGGGCATCCGCATTACCGGTAACCCAGCATGGCTGCATACGGAAGCCCAGTGGTTGGAATTCGGCGTGTATGAGCGGGAAGTGGATCTCGCGTTGCGCCGCCAACGCATTATTGCCCTCTGTACCTACCCCAAGCAGCAGTGCGATTTAGATCAAATGGGTCGCGTCATGCGAAATCATAGCCATGCGATCTATCGGCAGTCGCTCTCCCAGTTCGAGTGGCATAGCGTCACGGTCGGTGATGAACTCTGCCAAGAGAATCCGTAA
- a CDS encoding carbohydrate-binding protein produces MRKRFIGRSYSKTALSDPEWLGIEHLADVEVTSEDPARPIENALLPDRPSGWRAGMHGEQVIRLLFSRPTTIKRIRLEFVESVLQRTQEYTLRWSAGGSQPLQHIVRQQWNFSPRGSIREIEDHDVDLPGAVMLELTIIPDIAGTPATASLIQWRIG; encoded by the coding sequence ATGCGTAAACGTTTCATCGGCCGATCGTACAGCAAGACGGCCTTGTCCGATCCGGAGTGGCTTGGTATCGAACATCTCGCGGACGTGGAAGTGACGTCAGAGGATCCGGCGAGGCCAATCGAGAACGCACTATTGCCTGATCGGCCTTCAGGATGGCGCGCAGGAATGCATGGAGAACAAGTCATCCGCCTGCTATTTAGTCGGCCGACCACCATAAAGCGGATTCGGCTGGAGTTTGTCGAATCGGTTCTGCAGCGGACGCAAGAATACACCTTGCGATGGTCAGCTGGCGGATCCCAGCCGTTGCAACATATTGTACGTCAGCAATGGAATTTTAGCCCACGGGGATCGATACGTGAAATCGAAGATCATGACGTCGATCTCCCGGGAGCCGTCATGCTCGAGCTCACCATCATTCCGGACATTGCCGGTACCCCCGCCACTGCATCGCTCATCCAATGGCGAATCGGGTAA
- a CDS encoding Fur family transcriptional regulator, with protein sequence MPRSPKLRSVNRLEEARRLLSAYERQHRLKRSQVRETILAAFAKHDHVTARTLFHHFLRQQRRFGLATIYKNMNLFCRAGIAQAHRFGTQMHYDHVTLTGQHDHLLCTDCRGIWEFHNPDIAKHARAVAQRNGFFLGRQRLELYGLCADCWDRRHPTEQ encoded by the coding sequence ATGCCACGAAGCCCTAAGCTCCGCTCTGTCAATCGACTCGAGGAAGCTCGCCGGCTCCTCAGCGCTTACGAGCGCCAGCACCGGCTCAAGCGAAGCCAGGTGCGCGAGACCATCCTAGCGGCCTTTGCGAAACATGACCATGTGACAGCCCGGACGCTGTTTCACCACTTCCTGAGACAGCAGCGGCGCTTTGGGCTCGCGACCATCTACAAGAACATGAATCTCTTTTGTCGTGCAGGCATCGCGCAAGCCCATCGCTTTGGCACGCAGATGCACTATGACCATGTGACGTTGACGGGGCAGCATGATCACCTTCTCTGCACAGACTGCAGAGGCATTTGGGAATTTCATAACCCAGACATTGCCAAACACGCACGTGCCGTCGCTCAACGCAATGGGTTCTTCCTGGGCCGCCAGCGGTTAGAGTTGTATGGACTCTGCGCCGACTGTTGGGATCGTCGTCACCCGACGGAACAGTAG
- a CDS encoding response regulator, whose translation MDTVKEDTIRVLIVDDIKAIRESLRNILAAYPGMTVVGEACDGEEAVLRVHQVRPSVVVMDISMPRLDGINATARIKQAFPHVVVIGISVYATEETRQTMRAAGATTVISKDMAVDQLRDEIFESVNRRSTAFH comes from the coding sequence ATGGATACGGTGAAGGAAGACACCATTCGCGTCCTGATCGTCGATGATATCAAGGCGATTCGGGAATCATTACGGAATATTCTGGCGGCCTATCCAGGCATGACGGTGGTTGGCGAAGCCTGTGACGGTGAAGAAGCGGTCCTTCGGGTTCACCAGGTCAGGCCTTCCGTCGTGGTGATGGACATCAGCATGCCACGGTTGGATGGGATCAATGCCACGGCGAGAATTAAACAGGCCTTTCCTCACGTTGTCGTGATTGGGATTTCCGTGTATGCGACTGAAGAGACGCGTCAGACCATGCGGGCGGCCGGAGCCACCACCGTCATCTCGAAAGACATGGCTGTGGACCAACTACGAGATGAAATCTTCGAATCAGTGAACCGGCGGTCGACGGCGTTCCATTAG
- a CDS encoding glycosyltransferase family 2 protein gives MDPFVSVIISAYNLGWCIEDTIRSVLAQTYQDFEVIVVDDASTDDTETRVAGFGDRIRYVRHASNQGTVRNAEGAPTRNTGVRHSRGELLAFLDGDDLWEPEKLAVQIEAARRYPDAGMIAVDGIQFNSSNGMIITPTLFNGIVKEYETLPYGAMLSASLYLPMLHHCLIETPSQVIIPKQVLDRVGLFHEGGGSSDYDMFIRVAARFPIILIKQSLVRYRYQPSSWSGQIDRRRFKHFEPNIAIWSRHLGIADEETQPVIRRRIAQELYEVTTSAFEDGRNGHRAWALSFLFGQFRRRPSWRTAYLFFRLWCPQRLEAALKPVIRRFV, from the coding sequence ATGGACCCGTTCGTCAGCGTCATCATCAGCGCCTACAATCTGGGCTGGTGCATCGAAGACACCATCCGCAGTGTTCTTGCCCAAACCTACCAGGATTTTGAAGTCATTGTCGTCGACGATGCGTCCACCGATGACACCGAAACTCGAGTAGCGGGTTTTGGCGATCGCATCCGCTATGTCCGTCACGCGAGCAACCAAGGCACCGTGCGAAATGCGGAGGGGGCGCCAACCCGCAATACGGGCGTCCGGCATTCACGCGGCGAACTTCTTGCGTTCCTGGACGGAGACGATCTGTGGGAACCTGAAAAGTTGGCCGTGCAGATCGAAGCTGCTCGTCGCTATCCCGACGCCGGCATGATCGCGGTCGACGGGATACAGTTCAATTCGAGCAACGGGATGATCATTACTCCGACTCTCTTCAACGGAATTGTGAAAGAGTACGAGACGCTTCCGTACGGCGCGATGCTTTCGGCAAGTTTGTATCTTCCGATGCTCCACCACTGTTTGATCGAGACACCATCGCAAGTCATTATTCCTAAGCAGGTGTTAGACCGTGTGGGGCTGTTCCATGAAGGTGGAGGGTCGAGCGACTACGACATGTTCATTCGAGTCGCGGCCCGGTTTCCTATTATCTTAATCAAGCAATCACTCGTGCGATACCGTTACCAGCCGTCGAGTTGGTCGGGTCAGATCGATCGAAGGCGGTTCAAGCATTTTGAACCAAATATCGCCATCTGGAGCAGGCATCTCGGAATCGCCGACGAGGAAACTCAGCCTGTCATCCGCAGAAGGATCGCCCAGGAGCTGTACGAAGTCACGACGTCTGCTTTCGAAGACGGCCGCAACGGACATCGGGCGTGGGCATTGTCGTTTCTGTTCGGTCAGTTTCGTCGGCGTCCGTCATGGCGCACGGCATATTTGTTCTTCCGGCTATGGTGCCCTCAGCGGCTGGAAGCTGCGCTCAAACCGGTAATCAGGAGGTTCGTATAG
- a CDS encoding glycosyltransferase, whose amino-acid sequence MMDDKPHQATKVKLSVVIPCYNGARTIGAQLEALASQECSMPWEVVVVNNRSDDDTVGIVGQYVGRVRNLRIVDALDRQGRPYARNVGVEAAYGESIVFCDADDVVGEGWLAAMATALSRFDCVACRVDFTKLNEPALAQQHAFHDQHHGLQKTWYPPYLQHAGGGTLGVKRALHAQVGGFDEAFPVLEDTEYCFRIQETGCRIEWVPDAVLHIRCRNDEAGRFQQVRQSALYNVLLAKRYQQQAVGQFHSWGTYIKNWIRLIEALPSSRTGLAWNRWIWYFAWQVGALHGSLKFYRPPLSLPFPPPGRKENRFLARVKTRVSMMVHR is encoded by the coding sequence ATGATGGACGATAAACCGCATCAAGCAACGAAAGTAAAACTGAGCGTGGTGATTCCCTGTTATAACGGAGCCCGTACGATCGGGGCACAGCTCGAGGCATTGGCGAGTCAAGAATGTTCCATGCCGTGGGAAGTCGTCGTCGTCAATAACCGATCTGACGATGACACCGTCGGAATTGTCGGACAGTATGTCGGAAGAGTCCGCAATCTTCGGATCGTCGATGCGCTGGATCGACAGGGCAGGCCATATGCCCGCAATGTGGGGGTCGAAGCAGCCTATGGTGAGTCGATTGTCTTTTGCGACGCCGACGACGTCGTGGGGGAAGGATGGCTCGCGGCTATGGCGACCGCGCTGTCCCGGTTTGATTGTGTCGCCTGCCGAGTGGACTTTACGAAACTCAATGAGCCGGCGCTGGCGCAGCAGCACGCCTTTCATGATCAACACCATGGGCTGCAAAAAACCTGGTATCCGCCATACCTTCAGCATGCCGGGGGTGGCACGTTAGGCGTGAAGCGCGCCCTTCATGCGCAGGTCGGGGGATTTGATGAGGCCTTTCCTGTTCTTGAGGACACGGAATATTGCTTCAGAATTCAAGAGACGGGGTGCCGGATCGAATGGGTGCCTGATGCGGTGCTCCATATTCGATGCAGGAACGACGAGGCGGGAAGATTTCAGCAGGTCCGGCAATCGGCGCTCTACAATGTGCTGCTGGCCAAGCGGTATCAGCAGCAAGCCGTTGGTCAGTTCCATTCCTGGGGGACCTACATCAAGAACTGGATCCGATTGATCGAGGCGCTCCCGAGCTCTCGGACCGGCCTGGCCTGGAATCGATGGATATGGTACTTCGCCTGGCAGGTGGGAGCATTGCATGGAAGCCTCAAGTTCTACAGGCCGCCGCTTTCACTCCCTTTTCCGCCTCCGGGTCGGAAGGAGAACAGATTCCTGGCTCGAGTGAAAACGCGCGTTTCAATGATGGTGCATCGATAA